The DNA region ATAGAGACGCTGAGGATAGAGATGAACATGGAGGCCCACAAAAACGGGAACGCCAACGGGCACGTCGGCGGGCTGCCTAATGGAACCAGCAAACTTCTGCAAAACGGGATGTTGGGCATGAAGGACTTCAGGAGGGAAATGGTCCAAATCCAGATCCCGACAGCCGAAACGCCGCGCACCTCCTTCCCAACCGAGTGGGGCAAGACGGGCTGGGCTTTTATTTACGCCGTGGTGTGTTTCGTTACCACCACGATTACAATTTCAGTGGTCCACGAACGGGTTCCCTCAAAGGAGCACACGCCACCACTGCCGGACAAGTTCTTTGACCTGTTTGACAGGGTGGAGTGGGCCTTCTCCATCTGTGAGATTAACGGCCTGCTGTTGGTGGCACTCTGGCTGATACAGTGGATTCTACTCAAACACAGGTACCTTTACGTCCTGTCTGCGtacacgagggggggggggttcagactCTCAGCCaatcattttctcttttttaggTCGATTATAGGGAGGCgcttcttttttattgtggGTACACTCTATCTATACCGGTGTATCACAATGTACATCACCACTCTGCCTGTTCCCGGGATGCACTTCAAATGTTCTCCAAAGGTATTGCACCTGCACACTCTTATTCAGCGCACACTAGTTTTATTCCAATTTAGACAAAATCAGATATATTAAACGATGCTAATTCCAGTTACTGGCTGCTTATTGTTAGGAGCTACTGACTGAATTTAGCTGCTTGTTGGAGCCAGAGGGGTGGTGATTTTTAGATGCAGCACTGGGTTGAATAGATGAGATCATCTGCCTCATGAAAGGGGGTAACGATGTTTTTATTGCCCTGTTCTACCCAACCCTTGTTTTATAGCTTGTTGCCCAATGCAAATAGATTTAACTCATTAAACGGGCACCACTGCTCAGCGTTGGACAACGTGGCCTCGTCTCTCTACGTCATAAAGAAAAGCACCTCTGTCACAGTTACTCCTCTTTCTGCTGTCCCGCCTGTGTGATTTCACACATTTCTATACATATATAATGTAATTTTCTGCTCACTGAGCCCATTTCCAGATCAGAGAGGTTTAAGTACTCCTGCGCCAACCACCCGGGATGATTTAATGTGTTGTTTTGCAGCTTCTTGGGCACTGGGAGGCACAGATGAGGAGAATCATGAAGATGATTGCCGGAGGGGGCTTATCAATCACAGGTTCCCACACCATGTGTGGGGATTATCTGTACAGTGGCCACACCGTCATGTTAACCCTCACGTACCTCTTCATCAAAGAGTGTAAGTTCCATTTTTCAGTTCATGTTAAGGGTCAATATACTTCAGTTTTAGGTGTACACAGTGGTTTTACTTCCATTTACACCTTTCCGATAACTGTTTGAATCACCTTTCGCCAGCACTTTTGTAAATTATCAGGAAGTGTTAGGGCGCTATCTACTTGTTAACTTCTAGATTTCACCATATTGCTCTGTTGCGTAATCTCAATTGCTCTTCAGTTATTATCCCATTCATTTTGATTTGGTTTAGCATTAGGGACAATTGGGGCTATTTTACTTGTCATGGGGCCAATGTTATTTCCAGTTATAATAAAATACTTTGCTGAGGTTCTGAACGAGGCCTGTGTGATTTGGGCAGCAGTGACGCCTTGTGGCTGCAGAAAGAACTGCAAGAGCGCCACTTCCTTTCTTGACCCGTTGACTTGAATTATCTTTACTGC from Takifugu rubripes chromosome 4, fTakRub1.2, whole genome shotgun sequence includes:
- the sgms1a gene encoding phosphatidylcholine:ceramide cholinephosphotransferase 1, which produces MKKVAQWSTRDVSDWLNREGMSEYVDTLSLVDGPALLGLNRPDFQTAPLSLVSSDGGQQLLERIETLRIEMNMEAHKNGNANGHVGGLPNGTSKLLQNGMLGMKDFRREMVQIQIPTAETPRTSFPTEWGKTGWAFIYAVVCFVTTTITISVVHERVPSKEHTPPLPDKFFDLFDRVEWAFSICEINGLLLVALWLIQWILLKHRSIIGRRFFFIVGTLYLYRCITMYITTLPVPGMHFKCSPKLLGHWEAQMRRIMKMIAGGGLSITGSHTMCGDYLYSGHTVMLTLTYLFIKEYSPRRLWWYHWFCWTLSAVGIFCILLAHDHYTVDVVVAYYITTRLFWWYHTMANQQSLRWSAQSNPFSQVWWYRLFQYFEEHVSGTVPRNYQLPVSLLSLQWIRGVKYSKLDTQ